The following coding sequences lie in one Spirosoma sp. KUDC1026 genomic window:
- a CDS encoding glycosyltransferase family 2 protein — protein MAKGERVAEEGRPAGSPALISLVTINYNQAEITRQFLESTRSLTYPNVEIIIVDNASQPVLSTCLDASQYPNLRIIRSERNLGFTGGNNLGIEAANGDFLFIVNNDTELTPTLLDELLEPFRIDPRIGVTCPKIKFYDTPDVLQYAGYNSMNMYTGTATPVGLNQPDSGQYDTSGVTNFAHGCAMMVRREVIERVGRFAERFFLYYEELDWSQRIKDAGYLIYYQSSAYILHKESVSVGPQNPMKTYYLTRNRILYMRRHCSPAQRLIFYLFFAGCVFPKHMATYLLRGKLEHARAFAKGVFWNFTSTSVSTV, from the coding sequence ATGGCAAAAGGAGAACGTGTAGCCGAAGAGGGCCGACCGGCTGGATCTCCGGCGCTCATATCGCTCGTTACAATCAATTACAACCAGGCCGAAATTACCCGTCAGTTTCTCGAATCGACCCGCTCGCTGACGTATCCAAACGTCGAGATCATTATTGTCGACAACGCATCTCAACCCGTACTAAGCACCTGCCTTGATGCCAGCCAGTATCCAAACCTGCGCATAATCCGCAGCGAGCGTAATCTGGGTTTCACAGGGGGGAATAACCTGGGTATCGAAGCGGCCAATGGTGATTTCCTGTTTATCGTCAATAACGATACTGAACTAACGCCCACCCTGCTTGACGAGTTACTGGAGCCTTTCCGGATCGATCCGCGCATTGGGGTTACGTGTCCCAAGATCAAATTTTACGATACGCCCGATGTACTCCAGTATGCTGGATATAACTCGATGAATATGTACACCGGGACCGCGACGCCTGTTGGCCTGAATCAGCCCGACAGCGGACAGTACGATACCTCCGGTGTTACGAATTTCGCGCACGGCTGCGCCATGATGGTTCGCCGGGAAGTGATTGAGCGAGTAGGTCGGTTTGCCGAGCGATTCTTCCTGTACTACGAAGAGCTTGACTGGTCGCAACGAATAAAAGATGCGGGCTATCTGATTTATTATCAGTCTTCGGCCTACATTTTGCACAAAGAATCCGTATCCGTCGGACCCCAGAATCCGATGAAGACCTACTACCTGACCCGTAACCGGATTCTGTACATGCGACGGCACTGCTCCCCCGCGCAGCGCCTGATCTTTTACCTGTTTTTTGCGGGCTGTGTTTTTCCCAAGCACATGGCTACGTACCTGCTCCGGGGAAAGTTAGAACACGCTCGTGCATTTGCTAAAGGTGTCTTCTGGAATTTTACCTCAACGAGTGTCTCGACGGTATAA
- a CDS encoding glycosyltransferase family 2 protein encodes MDSVYHLIGFLFFFLFFLVFYTYLGYGIVAWLLVKLLRKKSPAHQALSDESLPHVTMVVPAYNERAYLAEKLQNCLHQDYPPEKLHLLFVIEGSTDGSDEYLQQRQAELPDLTMLSGTQRLGKVSAMNRAMLQVTTPITIFTDANTQLNREAVRRLARRFDAKAVGAVTGEKRISLQGKESAAGSGEGLYWKYESFLKKLDAQLYTIVGAAGELFAVRTDLYEPVEPDTLLDDFIISLRIAGRGYRVDYAPDAYAVERPSHSVGEETKRKIRIATGGFQAMQRLAYLLNIAKYGWLSFQYVSHRVLRWAVTPFCLPMLFLLNLILVTQPADEAGFWWLILAGQVLFYGAAYVGYVLENRQTRWKLTFVPFYFVFMNGCVLAGFVRFSRGNISGVWEKSRRAD; translated from the coding sequence ATTGATTCTGTGTATCATCTGATTGGTTTTCTGTTCTTCTTTCTGTTTTTTCTGGTTTTTTACACGTATCTAGGGTACGGTATTGTTGCCTGGCTGTTGGTCAAGTTACTGAGAAAAAAAAGTCCGGCGCATCAAGCGCTATCCGATGAGTCACTGCCGCATGTGACGATGGTCGTACCGGCCTATAACGAACGGGCGTATTTAGCCGAAAAATTACAGAACTGTCTGCATCAGGATTACCCACCCGAAAAACTGCATCTGCTGTTTGTAATTGAAGGCTCGACGGATGGTTCGGATGAGTACCTGCAGCAGCGCCAGGCTGAACTGCCTGATTTGACGATGCTGTCGGGAACGCAGCGTCTGGGGAAAGTGTCAGCTATGAATCGGGCAATGCTGCAGGTGACAACACCTATCACTATTTTTACGGATGCAAATACCCAACTGAACCGGGAAGCTGTCCGGCGGCTGGCCCGGCGCTTCGATGCTAAAGCGGTTGGCGCCGTGACGGGCGAGAAACGCATTAGTTTACAAGGAAAAGAATCAGCTGCGGGCAGTGGCGAAGGGCTGTACTGGAAATACGAGTCGTTTCTGAAAAAGCTGGATGCCCAGCTATACACTATTGTGGGGGCAGCGGGTGAACTGTTTGCGGTACGTACCGATCTATATGAACCCGTCGAACCGGATACGCTGCTCGATGATTTTATTATTTCGCTGCGCATAGCCGGGCGGGGTTACCGGGTTGATTATGCACCTGATGCCTACGCGGTGGAACGTCCGTCGCATTCGGTAGGAGAGGAAACCAAACGAAAAATTCGCATTGCAACGGGCGGCTTTCAGGCTATGCAACGATTGGCATACCTATTGAATATAGCAAAATATGGCTGGCTAAGTTTTCAGTACGTATCGCACCGGGTACTACGATGGGCAGTTACACCGTTCTGTTTACCAATGCTGTTCCTGCTGAACCTGATCCTGGTGACCCAGCCCGCCGACGAGGCTGGTTTCTGGTGGTTGATACTGGCTGGTCAGGTGCTGTTTTACGGAGCCGCTTACGTCGGGTACGTATTAGAAAACCGGCAGACACGCTGGAAACTGACGTTTGTGCCGTTTTATTTCGTATTCATGAACGGATGCGTGCTGGCCGGTTTTGTCCGTTTTAGCCGGGGCAACATATCGGGAGTCTGGGAAAAATCCCGGCGGGCCGACTGA
- a CDS encoding O-antigen ligase family protein, whose amino-acid sequence MNVFDRDTYSLDEPTRSGWILGGLGVLLALGAGWLIGNFGAIGGAATVIVPIAIIMLVGILVEPKVGLFVFITLGFALGFTRFIPTEAPLGLSLDGVLWMTFLSVLLNGKRMTWKRLNSPIFYLLLTWFFYTVLEYFNPEVPNHEAWFYKVRSFSLNWLLITVIVLVLPISRRDIRWLVGIWLFWSFMSALWAFKQQYLGLADAEAHWLFALGNAKTHVLWGQLRSFSFYSDASQFGGEMAGMTLICLIFLMSAKGGLHKLFFLGMALVMFWGFAVSGTRSALFVMIGGFPSYLVLRRNPATLLKGAAVAAPIMAILLFTHIGDSVYQIYRIRTALRPSEDASFMVRMENQAMLRNYMKDLPFGAGLGTSGGMGARFSPNHGAAQIPPDSWYVELWIETGIVGMVLYILMLLAIIGIGTLKVWQLKDLWLTTVLLAMLAEFIGISVMSYSNPTLGQFPTSTMLAINAVLFTTCQRWDIDPSIKGADLLGQ is encoded by the coding sequence ATGAATGTATTTGATCGGGATACGTACAGTCTTGATGAACCCACCCGAAGTGGCTGGATACTGGGCGGACTGGGGGTGCTGTTAGCCTTGGGAGCTGGCTGGCTGATCGGGAATTTTGGTGCGATAGGAGGAGCCGCTACGGTGATAGTTCCTATTGCGATAATCATGCTGGTCGGTATACTGGTTGAGCCTAAAGTAGGCCTGTTTGTCTTCATCACCCTGGGTTTTGCTCTGGGATTTACCCGTTTCATTCCCACCGAAGCACCCTTGGGCCTATCGCTGGACGGCGTATTATGGATGACTTTCCTGAGTGTACTGCTGAATGGAAAGCGAATGACCTGGAAACGGCTGAACAGCCCCATTTTCTACTTATTACTGACCTGGTTCTTCTATACCGTTCTGGAATATTTTAATCCGGAAGTGCCAAACCACGAAGCCTGGTTTTACAAGGTGCGGTCGTTTTCGCTGAACTGGCTGCTGATTACTGTCATCGTACTGGTCCTGCCGATCTCCCGGCGGGATATCCGCTGGTTAGTAGGCATATGGCTTTTCTGGTCATTCATGAGTGCGCTCTGGGCCTTTAAGCAGCAATATCTCGGTCTGGCCGATGCCGAAGCTCACTGGTTATTTGCGCTCGGAAACGCCAAAACGCACGTACTGTGGGGGCAGTTGCGCAGCTTCTCATTCTACTCCGATGCGTCCCAGTTTGGCGGGGAGATGGCCGGCATGACGCTGATCTGCCTGATCTTCCTGATGTCGGCCAAAGGGGGATTACATAAGCTGTTCTTTCTGGGGATGGCCCTCGTGATGTTCTGGGGCTTCGCCGTATCAGGAACCCGGAGCGCTCTGTTCGTGATGATTGGCGGATTCCCGTCCTATCTGGTTCTCCGGCGTAATCCGGCCACCCTCCTGAAGGGGGCTGCCGTAGCCGCTCCCATTATGGCAATCCTGTTGTTTACGCACATTGGCGATTCAGTCTATCAGATTTACCGAATCCGGACGGCGCTGCGTCCTTCTGAAGATGCATCGTTCATGGTTCGGATGGAAAACCAGGCGATGCTACGTAATTATATGAAAGATTTGCCGTTTGGGGCCGGGCTAGGCACGTCGGGGGGGATGGGGGCTCGATTTTCGCCCAACCACGGTGCTGCGCAGATTCCGCCCGACAGCTGGTACGTCGAACTCTGGATCGAAACTGGCATTGTCGGCATGGTGCTGTATATACTGATGCTACTGGCCATTATTGGCATTGGAACGCTGAAAGTATGGCAGCTTAAGGACCTGTGGCTGACAACCGTATTGCTGGCTATGCTGGCGGAGTTTATTGGTATATCCGTAATGAGTTACTCGAATCCAACATTAGGACAATTTCCGACCAGCACAATGCTGGCCATCAACGCCGTTCTGTTTACGACCTGCCAACGCTGGGATATTGATCCCAGCATAAAAGGTGCTGATCTGTTGGGCCAATAA
- a CDS encoding glycosyltransferase has translation MENFDCIICVGQTAWEGDFQKAVVQLMTELSVRHRVLYVDYQYTLKDYAMHLLGKRSLPGRTLSRAEPLVKKTMANGGEVYVWTPPVMLPINWLTESPYDALLKQNVGRLTRQLRGVMKKLDMHRPLVVNGLNPVFGLPMLGKLNEWATIYYCFDEITIGRWMGRHGGRYELDYLRKVDAVVTTSTALLQSKSLLQPNAFCVKNGVNFELFNQANQLTDKKPTVKPIVGYLGTADDRVDLPLVEHCVKTMPDVLFQFVGEVHEPKIIEQLSVYPNVTFTPPHQPHALPPLLARMKAAMIPYVRNDHTYTIYPLKINEYLAAGLPVVSTPFAILDDFDEVIELAQEPEEFAQALQRALADEDDQRREQRVTTAKNNSWEQRAQEFEEVIDVLAKQRIPAAQVTKGA, from the coding sequence ATGGAAAATTTTGACTGCATCATCTGCGTAGGACAAACCGCTTGGGAAGGCGATTTTCAGAAGGCTGTCGTACAACTCATGACAGAGCTGTCTGTACGTCACCGGGTTCTGTACGTCGATTACCAATACACGCTGAAAGATTATGCCATGCATCTGCTGGGTAAGCGGTCGCTCCCCGGCCGAACCTTATCGCGGGCCGAGCCACTGGTGAAGAAAACAATGGCCAACGGGGGCGAGGTCTATGTCTGGACCCCACCTGTTATGCTGCCCATCAACTGGCTAACCGAGTCTCCGTATGATGCCTTGTTGAAACAGAACGTTGGTCGCCTGACGCGGCAGCTGCGGGGGGTCATGAAAAAGCTTGATATGCACCGTCCGCTGGTGGTAAACGGTCTGAATCCGGTCTTTGGCCTCCCCATGCTGGGAAAACTCAACGAGTGGGCCACCATCTATTACTGCTTCGACGAAATAACGATTGGCCGCTGGATGGGTCGGCATGGCGGTCGCTATGAACTGGATTACCTGCGTAAGGTCGATGCAGTTGTCACTACGTCGACGGCGCTGCTGCAATCCAAATCACTCCTTCAGCCGAATGCGTTCTGCGTGAAGAATGGGGTGAATTTCGAGCTCTTTAACCAGGCTAATCAACTGACCGATAAAAAGCCCACCGTAAAACCAATTGTGGGTTATCTGGGAACGGCCGACGACCGGGTCGATCTGCCCTTGGTTGAGCATTGCGTCAAAACGATGCCCGACGTGCTGTTTCAGTTCGTGGGCGAGGTGCACGAGCCTAAAATCATTGAGCAGCTCTCTGTATACCCAAACGTTACGTTCACCCCGCCACATCAGCCGCACGCGCTACCGCCTTTGCTGGCCCGGATGAAAGCGGCTATGATCCCCTACGTGCGTAACGATCATACGTACACGATCTATCCGCTTAAGATTAACGAATACCTCGCAGCTGGGTTGCCGGTGGTTTCGACACCGTTTGCCATTCTGGACGATTTCGACGAAGTAATTGAGCTGGCTCAGGAACCGGAGGAGTTCGCGCAGGCCCTGCAACGGGCACTGGCTGATGAGGACGACCAACGCCGGGAGCAGCGGGTAACTACGGCGAAAAATAATTCCTGGGAGCAGCGGGCGCAGGAATTTGAGGAAGTAATTGACGTATTGGCCAAACAACGAATTCCTGCTGCGCAGGTTACCAAAGGCGCCTGA
- a CDS encoding acyltransferase, with translation MSVTAYLNTYPALKRLVHYLLIPRNQARPRRWVNWVINPFVHKRHQSAAISATARLDVLPFNKFSIGARSTVEDFCVINNGVGDVLIGSNSLVGIGSVVIGPVSIGSDVIIAQHVVISGLNHGYQDPNVPIRKQAVSRKQIVIEDDCWIGANVTITAGVRIGRHSVVAGGSVVTRDVLPYSVVGGNPARVLKYYDEKMEQWITAEPASATVVSPLIGQPE, from the coding sequence ATGTCTGTAACTGCCTATCTTAACACATATCCGGCCCTGAAACGGTTGGTGCATTATCTGTTGATTCCGCGGAATCAGGCACGTCCCCGGCGTTGGGTTAATTGGGTTATCAACCCCTTCGTTCACAAGCGTCATCAGTCAGCCGCTATCAGTGCTACCGCCCGGCTCGATGTATTACCCTTCAACAAGTTTTCTATAGGTGCCCGCAGCACTGTCGAGGACTTCTGCGTGATCAATAACGGGGTGGGCGATGTTTTGATTGGCAGCAACAGTCTGGTTGGTATTGGCTCCGTAGTCATTGGCCCCGTCAGCATCGGTTCTGATGTGATTATTGCCCAGCATGTTGTTATATCCGGCCTGAATCATGGTTATCAGGATCCTAACGTACCGATTCGCAAACAGGCCGTTAGCCGGAAACAAATTGTCATTGAAGATGACTGCTGGATCGGGGCTAACGTAACCATAACGGCCGGTGTTCGTATTGGACGCCACTCGGTTGTGGCGGGGGGGAGTGTGGTCACCCGCGATGTCCTGCCCTACTCAGTCGTTGGCGGGAATCCGGCCCGGGTACTCAAATACTATGACGAAAAAATGGAGCAGTGGATCACGGCCGAACCAGCCAGCGCAACCGTCGTTAGTCCGTTAATCGGCCAGCCCGAATAA
- a CDS encoding glycosyltransferase family 2 protein, which produces MAPLKHFLSNPAWLQQHEFPFTSLDEVPQSVFDDINARLDQKISAEPLVSVMVIAYNEEINVLRCVSTLSKLKTTIPFEIVAVNNQSTDRTQETMDRLHIRNFFQPIQGCGPARQMGQEMAAGKYMLLADADCFYPTNWLDEMMKVLQRTGVVCVYGRYSFIANSQMPRWQLTLHETMKDVIAEFRHYKRPYLNAYGISMGYVREAGLKAGYMMHNRTWGEDGRLCFDMMPYGQVRQMKVSSARVWTGTRTLAKDGTLWQAFRNRARKEFNRAFSYLTPLAPHDTKTSAD; this is translated from the coding sequence ATGGCTCCTCTCAAACATTTCCTGTCTAACCCTGCCTGGCTTCAGCAGCACGAGTTTCCGTTCACGTCACTTGATGAAGTCCCCCAGTCTGTTTTTGATGATATCAATGCGCGACTGGACCAGAAAATCAGCGCCGAGCCGTTGGTATCGGTTATGGTTATTGCCTACAACGAAGAAATCAACGTGCTGCGGTGCGTCAGCACTCTCTCAAAGCTCAAAACGACGATTCCCTTTGAGATCGTAGCGGTGAATAACCAATCCACGGACCGTACCCAGGAAACGATGGATCGGCTGCACATCAGGAATTTTTTCCAGCCTATTCAGGGATGCGGTCCTGCCCGGCAGATGGGCCAAGAGATGGCCGCCGGGAAGTACATGCTGCTGGCCGATGCCGATTGTTTCTACCCGACCAACTGGCTGGATGAGATGATGAAGGTATTGCAAAGGACCGGCGTGGTTTGTGTATATGGCCGGTACTCGTTTATCGCCAATTCCCAGATGCCCCGCTGGCAGTTGACGCTGCACGAAACTATGAAGGACGTTATTGCCGAGTTCCGGCATTACAAGCGTCCTTACCTCAATGCGTACGGCATCAGCATGGGCTACGTTCGGGAAGCAGGGTTGAAAGCAGGATACATGATGCACAACCGGACCTGGGGCGAAGACGGTCGATTGTGCTTTGATATGATGCCGTACGGTCAGGTCAGGCAGATGAAAGTCTCATCGGCCCGCGTCTGGACTGGCACCCGCACGCTGGCCAAAGACGGCACGCTGTGGCAGGCTTTCCGAAATCGAGCCAGAAAGGAATTCAACCGGGCTTTCTCGTATCTGACTCCCCTGGCTCCTCACGACACCAAAACCTCTGCCGACTAA
- a CDS encoding alpha-1,2-fucosyltransferase — MIITRITSGLGNQLFQYAIGRSLALRYNTSLYFDLSYYLQTYETDTVRLFKLDRFSIDYQVLNTSPYLYVSKFTKLLPNRSLKPVFAFVQEQQFHYDPRVNQTKAQFVTLDGFWQSERYFAGYADIIRQELTFRRTPGPAFGAYQARIGQTETPISLHIRRGDYVNHPEFSQSFGFVGLDYYQRATAKMLEQHPNGHFFVFSDDPAWVQENLNLTTAHTFVTNTGSDADVDDLQLMSQCHHHIIANSSFSWWGAWLSSNPQKTVLAPQAWFRNKPDWNTADLIPSRWIRT, encoded by the coding sequence ATGATTATTACCCGAATTACGAGCGGCCTGGGCAACCAATTGTTCCAGTACGCCATTGGCCGAAGTCTGGCGCTGCGGTACAACACGTCCCTTTATTTCGATCTGAGTTATTATTTACAGACGTACGAAACTGATACAGTACGATTGTTCAAACTGGACCGTTTCTCGATCGATTACCAGGTGCTGAATACGTCGCCTTATTTATACGTATCAAAATTCACTAAACTACTGCCCAACCGGAGTCTGAAACCTGTTTTCGCGTTTGTTCAGGAACAGCAGTTTCATTATGATCCGCGGGTAAATCAGACGAAAGCCCAGTTTGTTACACTGGATGGGTTCTGGCAGTCGGAGCGGTACTTTGCCGGGTATGCCGATATTATCCGGCAGGAATTGACGTTCCGGCGCACGCCCGGCCCCGCTTTTGGTGCCTATCAAGCCAGAATCGGTCAGACCGAGACGCCGATTTCGCTGCACATCCGGCGGGGAGATTACGTAAACCACCCGGAGTTCAGTCAGTCCTTTGGCTTTGTCGGGCTCGATTACTACCAGCGGGCTACGGCGAAAATGCTGGAACAGCATCCGAACGGGCATTTTTTCGTGTTTAGCGACGACCCAGCCTGGGTACAGGAAAACCTGAATCTAACCACGGCGCACACGTTCGTAACAAACACGGGCTCTGACGCCGACGTAGACGATTTACAGTTGATGAGCCAGTGCCATCACCATATTATTGCCAATAGTTCCTTCAGTTGGTGGGGTGCCTGGCTGAGTTCCAATCCGCAGAAAACAGTGCTGGCCCCACAGGCCTGGTTCCGCAACAAACCCGACTGGAATACCGCGGATCTTATTCCATCGCGCTGGATACGTACCTAA
- a CDS encoding 4'-phosphopantetheinyl transferase family protein, which translates to MSQSTVDCFTQAVVDWLPAEPDWSANELAIFRCYLPDFISFDKRLLAQLQPDEYNRAQRYHRSDDRRRFVYTRALLRMLIGRYAQLPPVTVPIHVGQYGKPMLPPELAKHINVTHAGDWALLAVGPSAVGVDLENSATGLVFADIASLSFSPTEQQFLNEASDQHAFFFQLWTRKEALIKATGRGISDTLADIPALDGHHTVADAILGEPGFWRIASFMAAPDYPAALAYRPTPAPIRFYTLASWLFPFD; encoded by the coding sequence ATGTCCCAGTCAACCGTCGATTGTTTTACCCAGGCTGTGGTAGACTGGCTACCCGCCGAACCTGACTGGTCGGCGAATGAACTGGCAATTTTCCGATGCTACCTGCCTGATTTTATTTCCTTCGATAAACGTTTGCTGGCTCAGTTACAACCCGATGAATACAACCGGGCGCAGCGATACCATCGCTCCGATGACCGACGCCGGTTTGTGTACACCCGGGCGTTGTTACGCATGCTGATTGGTCGTTACGCCCAGCTGCCGCCGGTTACGGTTCCGATCCATGTGGGTCAGTATGGCAAGCCGATGCTGCCTCCGGAACTGGCTAAACATATCAACGTTACACACGCCGGAGACTGGGCTCTGCTGGCCGTTGGGCCGTCGGCGGTGGGCGTCGACCTGGAAAACAGTGCTACCGGACTGGTCTTTGCGGATATTGCTTCGCTTAGTTTCAGCCCGACGGAGCAGCAGTTTTTGAACGAAGCCTCCGATCAGCACGCTTTTTTCTTTCAGCTCTGGACCCGTAAGGAAGCGCTCATCAAAGCCACCGGCCGGGGGATCAGTGATACGCTGGCTGATATTCCCGCGCTGGATGGGCATCATACCGTCGCAGATGCCATTCTGGGTGAGCCGGGCTTCTGGCGTATTGCCAGTTTCATGGCAGCGCCGGATTATCCTGCGGCTCTGGCCTACCGCCCCACGCCGGCCCCCATCCGGTTCTATACCCTTGCGTCCTGGCTGTTCCCTTTTGACTAA
- a CDS encoding gliding motility-associated C-terminal domain-containing protein: MAVVQNTAAQQCTGVAGEPPINQSFGTMAGGNQLVNETTYRFSSSVCPDNGEYGLTPSITGNCFDNAWHNIPEDHTPGDVQGNMLVINAADEKGAFYQQTLTGLCGGTKYEFSLWGVNLLKPGICSDYALPNLTIQIETSNGRVLQTIDFGFIDVTATPVWRRFSTTFSAPKVAEPVVVRLINNQGAGGCGNDMALDDIQLKQCDVCPPEPAYIPDVFTPNGDGVNDQLSVYLQHSVSFTMSVYNRWGKPVFFSNALTQHWDGNMAGSPCEAGHYTWIIRYEVPSSENTVREYVQEGRVLLVR; encoded by the coding sequence TTGGCAGTAGTTCAAAATACGGCTGCCCAGCAATGTACTGGTGTCGCCGGAGAACCTCCTATCAATCAGTCGTTTGGTACGATGGCCGGCGGTAATCAACTGGTCAACGAAACAACGTATCGATTTTCGAGCTCGGTCTGCCCCGATAATGGGGAATACGGTCTGACGCCCAGTATAACCGGCAACTGTTTCGATAATGCCTGGCACAACATCCCGGAAGACCACACGCCCGGCGATGTACAGGGAAACATGCTCGTTATTAACGCGGCCGACGAAAAAGGAGCCTTCTATCAGCAGACCCTGACGGGCCTGTGCGGAGGTACGAAATATGAGTTTTCGCTCTGGGGCGTCAATCTGCTGAAACCGGGTATCTGTTCTGACTATGCCTTACCTAACCTGACAATTCAGATCGAGACAAGCAACGGGCGGGTGCTGCAAACCATCGATTTTGGTTTTATTGACGTAACTGCCACGCCCGTCTGGCGCCGGTTTTCCACTACGTTTTCGGCGCCTAAAGTAGCGGAACCGGTGGTCGTTCGATTAATCAACAACCAGGGCGCGGGTGGCTGCGGAAACGACATGGCGCTGGATGATATTCAGTTGAAACAGTGCGATGTGTGTCCACCCGAACCGGCTTATATTCCCGATGTCTTTACGCCCAACGGCGATGGCGTAAACGATCAGCTAAGCGTTTATCTGCAGCATTCGGTGTCGTTTACCATGAGTGTGTATAACCGCTGGGGCAAGCCGGTTTTCTTCAGCAATGCGCTGACGCAGCACTGGGATGGTAATATGGCGGGCAGTCCGTGCGAAGCGGGGCATTATACCTGGATTATTCGGTATGAGGTGCCCAGTTCGGAAAATACGGTCCGGGAGTACGTGCAGGAAGGACGGGTACTGTTGGTACGCTAA